The Ensifer adhaerens genome contains the following window.
TCGGCAATCGGAATGAAGTCCACGGGCGAAACCATCCCGCGTGCGGGATGCCGCCACCGCAACAGGACCTCGTACCCGGTCACCTCTTCTGTATCGACGTCGTTCTGCACCTGATAGTAAAGTTCCAGTTCGCCATTGGCGAGCGCGTTGCGCAGATCGGCGGCGAGAGCCTTGCGCTGGCGCACGACTTCATCCATGCCGGAATCGTAGAAGCAGATCGAGGTGATGGGGCTTGCCTTGGCGCGATACATGGCCAGATCGGCCCGGCTCACCAGATCCTGCGCATCAGGTGCGTCGGCTGGGTAGAAGGCCGCTCCGAGACTGACGCCGATGCTCACCTCGGTTCCATCTTCAAGCGCAATGGGTCGGACCAGCGCGTTCTTGACATGCATCATGTCCTCGAAGACGAGTTTCTCGTTGCTGCACCGGCTGATCATCGCGAACTCGTCGCCGCCCAGCCGTGCGAAGAAGAGGCGCTCCGACCGAAGCGTGGCAAGCCGCTCGCCGACTTCGGCAAGAACGATATCGCCTGCCGAATGCCCCCAGAGATCGTTGATTTCCTTGAAGCGGTCGAGATCCATGCCGATAAAGGCAAAACCCTCACCGCTCCCGTTGCTCTGTTCGATGGCGGTAACAAGCTTGTCGCTGAAGTTCTGCCGGTTCGGTAGACCGGTCAGACTATCGTAGAGAGCCATCTGGTAGAGCTTGCGATCGGAATCGCTGCGCAAGCGGTGGTCGATGATGAAGGATGTCAGTCCCGTTCCCGCGATGACGATACAGGCGAGCGCGATTGCCATGGCCATGGCGAGATAGGAGCCCTGCTGAACGCTCATCCCCCGCAATATGAGGGGTGTCACCGTCATGGCGGTCATGCCCGTAAAATGCAGTGCGACAATACCGGCAGCAAAGACCCCGGCTGCCTTCTCGGGGCGCGCCTTCATCTCCTTCTGCTTCATCAATTCCAGCGCAGTGATCGACGCGACAACGATGAGGACAACGGAAACGATGACAAACGTTCCCTCCCAATTGACAAGGCCGTCGATGTGAAAGGCGCTCATGCCCAAGTAATGCATCGACGCGACGCCAAGACCGACCAGAATGCCTCCGGCTGTCGCGCTGAATGGGATAGCGAATGTGGTCGCAGACAGTCCGGCAAAGATACCGGCAATCGCGATCAGCAGCGACACGATGGTCAAGACCGGGTCGAAGCTGACAGGCGCTCCCGTCTTGAAGGCAAGGATGGCGATGAAATGTGTCGACCATACCGAAGAGCCGGCAGCCGTGGCGGCGAGAAAATTCCACCCAAGAGCGGTCAGGCCCCGATCTTTCAGCCCGCGGTCGAAAAGCCGGAAGGAAAGCCAGCTTCCGAAGGCGCAGATCGTGGCAGCAAGAGCCACGAGCTTGAGGTCATGCCCAACAGTAATGCACAAGAGAACATCAAGCATACATATACCCGCTACAATGAATTCGCATTCATCGCACTAACAGCTTAAGACTTCCATAATTCCCATATAAATTAGGGGTTTAAGCGCATAACCAAGGGTTTAAGCAGACCCTCATCTTTAAACGCAACCATGCAAGCCTCAATTGCGTTAGACAGGCGTGCGTAGAACGATAGGCGAAGTTGGAGCATGAGGTCCAAAGCGACTGAAAATTCCTATTACGAGCGCCCCCGTCATGGATCATTTCGACGGGAAGCGATTCTTCAACCCTGACAGCGTCGATCCGAACGGGTTCTCTAAGGTGCTACAATAGCGGTTTCGCGAGATGCCGCAGCTCAGCCGCCGGCGCTCGCCTCCACTTTCCGCAGGTAAAGTCCGAGGCGCGTCGGAGGGAAATCGGCTGCGCGTTAAGATTGTCGAACATGCGTCCGTGCCGCGTCTGCCCATTATTAGTCGGGCACCGCGTCAGCGAACCCAGCTACAATATCTGCATTGTGCATAGGAACTCGCCGACTTCGATGAAAACCCCGAGCTGGGAGCGCGGCGCGGGGCCGACGCTCGCGTGCGGGCCGGCCACCTGTTCCGCTGCCGTAAGCGGAGCGCGCGCGAGAAAAAGGATCACAAGCCCGCGAAATCACCGGTGCCAAGAAACAGGCCGAGGAATGGAGTGAATAGTATGACCGAGAAGCTCAGGACCTACGATCCGGCCACAGCGCTTGTCGATGATGCGGAAATCGCCGCATTCATGGCGGACGCCTTCGAGACAGGCGACGTGTCCTATATTGCTAAGGCTCTCGGTGTCGTCGCTCGCGCGAAGGGTATGGCTGAGATTGCGCGTAAGACTGGATTGTCTGGCGAACAGCTGTACCGCTCGTTCAGCGACTGCGGAAACCCGACGTTGAAGACGACATTGGCGGTTATGCGTGCGGTCTGCGTCGACATAACCGCAAACAAAGGTTCAGGAAGTCCAATAAGCGAGGCTTGTGGTCTGCGTTGCCACGTCTGACAGAACGCTTGGGGCGAGGGGAACCCCCTTCGGCCCTTCCCCTCGCACACCCCTGCCCGCCCATTGTGCCTGTCGAATCCACAAAGGTTCCCCGGCCTTTTGCGCAGAGGGCTGATGCGTCATGCCAGTGAAGCGACAACAGCCCCTTCCGCCATCCGAGTTGCGTCATGATCGCCATGGCTGTCTGGTTGCCGGGTGTCTGCTGCAGGATGATAGGAGCACGGTCGCGACGGGTTCTGGTCTTCACCTTCGAGACTTTGCATGACGGTTGCCCTGTCTCACCCGAGGGACGCCGCCGCCAGCGCCGGGATGTGGGGCCTTCTCCACATCGACGATCATCTGACCAGGGCCGTCAGAGCTTTGATGATGAAGCGGGGCTGGGATTGTCCTCGTTCAGGCGAACTAGACGAAACCGCATGTCTTCCCGTATCTCCTTGTTTGCGTTGCCTCAGTCGATGGGTCACTGCGGCCGGCCGTGCGGCCAGCAACCGCCGGCTGGGACGAATTTCCCCAGGCCTTCAGCCATTCCTCGCGCAACAAATTCGCCCCAGCCGGCGGCGCTCCGCTTTGCTTTGCCCCTTCGGGTGCAGTCCGCCCGTCTTCCGGCCGCTCTTGTGTGACCATCGGCAACGCAAACAAAGGAGACACTGCCATGACCGATCTCGTCAACTTCATCCGCTTCAACGAAGACAAGACCCTTTCGGGCAACATCGCATCACTGGCCTACGACATCGACATCGTCGGCGAAGCCTTCGAAAGCACCAACGCCAGGGCGCCGGTCTATCGCCTCTTCGCCAAGACGCCGCGCGGCCGCCGCGTCGAAATCGGCGGGGTCTGGGAGAAGCAGAACCAGAGCGGTGGTCACTACTTCACCCTGACGGTCAACACCGGCCACGGCGCGCTCAACGCCAATCTCGGCCGCTACCCTGGCCAGGACGATGAAAGCCTGATGGCGGTCATCGCCTGGAACTGACACGCCAGGCCCCCGGCCTCAATGGCCGGGGGCCCTTTTGCGTCCGGTTGCCCACGCGGTCCGCCGGTTCCGGCGGTCATCATTTGCGGCGATAGCCGCGCCTTTGCTTCTGATGCGCGAGCGCATTCATTCGCTTCAAGAGATCGGCCTCTTCTTGCAGAAGCTCCGATTTCTTCTGACCGGTGCTGCCGATCCTGCCCCAGCGGCGCTCCAGCCACATCGCACCAAACAGATCTTGCACGATCTCAAGCGCGTAGAACCGGGCCATGTTCCGGCTCGGGTCAATCCGTTCAGCATAGAAAGAACAAGGGGGTGTCGTCATGCCGGCAATTGTTGCTGCGATCCATGTCCGGGTCCAATGAGAGTTTTGAATCAATGCCATCGAAGGGATTCAATTTGGTGATCCGTCGCTGTTCGCTTCTTTGACATCACCTTTGGCGGGTGCGCACGATGTCTGTGCCACGAAGCCAGCCTGCGGCCTTCTCCGCCGATACCGGTGACGATCGCTTGTTCGGA
Protein-coding sequences here:
- a CDS encoding diguanylate cyclase (GGDEF) domain-containing protein gives rise to the protein MLDVLLCITVGHDLKLVALAATICAFGSWLSFRLFDRGLKDRGLTALGWNFLAATAAGSSVWSTHFIAILAFKTGAPVSFDPVLTIVSLLIAIAGIFAGLSATTFAIPFSATAGGILVGLGVASMHYLGMSAFHIDGLVNWEGTFVIVSVVLIVVASITALELMKQKEMKARPEKAAGVFAAGIVALHFTGMTAMTVTPLILRGMSVQQGSYLAMAMAIALACIVIAGTGLTSFIIDHRLRSDSDRKLYQMALYDSLTGLPNRQNFSDKLVTAIEQSNGSGEGFAFIGMDLDRFKEINDLWGHSAGDIVLAEVGERLATLRSERLFFARLGGDEFAMISRCSNEKLVFEDMMHVKNALVRPIALEDGTEVSIGVSLGAAFYPADAPDAQDLVSRADLAMYRAKASPITSICFYDSGMDEVVRQRKALAADLRNALANGELELYYQVQNDVDTEEVTGYEVLLRWRHPARGMVSPVDFIPIAEESGLIMEIGRWVLQKACEQASTWPNDLRIAVNLSPIQLNDPKLPGLVRKTLEQTGLAPHRLELELTESSIIDNRERTLALLSQIKALGVTIALDDFGTGYSSLETLRTFPFNKIKLDRSFMNQIEDSPQARAIIRAVLAIGKSMDVPVLAEGVETRSQLDILRQEGCDAMQGYLLGRPAPHDAILATFASMDEIADQSAGVLQAAMKSAAKAREHDLIVAD
- a CDS encoding WGR domain-containing protein, predicted DNA-binding domain in MolR (manually curated) produces the protein MTTPPCSFYAERIDPSRNMARFYALEIVQDLFGAMWLERRWGRIGSTGQKKSELLQEEADLLKRMNALAHQKQRRGYRRK
- a CDS encoding Uncharacterized conserved protein, DUF736 family (manually curated) — protein: MTIGNANKGDTAMTDLVNFIRFNEDKTLSGNIASLAYDIDIVGEAFESTNARAPVYRLFAKTPRGRRVEIGGVWEKQNQSGGHYFTLTVNTGHGALNANLGRYPGQDDESLMAVIAWN
- a CDS encoding probable addiction module antidote protein, with translation MTEKLRTYDPATALVDDAEIAAFMADAFETGDVSYIAKALGVVARAKGMAEIARKTGLSGEQLYRSFSDCGNPTLKTTLAVMRAVCVDITANKGSGSPISEACGLRCHV